In the Theobroma cacao cultivar B97-61/B2 chromosome 1, Criollo_cocoa_genome_V2, whole genome shotgun sequence genome, one interval contains:
- the LOC18611069 gene encoding L-ascorbate oxidase homolog isoform X1, with protein MFSGIQGRKKNMGKAVMLRLLFGVLAVLSMSLVNAEDPYLYYTWTVTYGTRSLLGVPQQVILINDQFPGPKLEVVTNNNIILNLINKLDQPFLLTWNGVKQRKNSWQDGVLGTNCPIPPNSNYTYKFQAKDQIGSYTYFPSTLMHRAAGGFGALNIYHRSVIPIPYANPDGDFTLLIGDWYKTSHKTLQQTLDSGKSLPFPDGVLINGQTQTTFSGEQGKTYMFRISNVGLSTSLNFRIQGHTMKLVEVEGSHVIQNLYDSLDVHVGQSVTVLVTLNQPPKDYYIVASTRFTKTVLTATAVLHYTNSQTPVSGPLPAAPAYQYHWSMQQARTYRWNLTSNAARPNPQGSFHYGKITTTKTIVLANSGSLINGKLRYTVNGVSFVNPDTPLKLADYFNIPGVFSMSSIQDLPSGGAATVATSVVPTSLHDFIEVVFQNNENTMQSWHLDGYDFWVVGFGSGQWAPKKRRTYNLIDALTRHTTQVYPNSWTAILVSLDNQGMWNMRSAMWERQYLGQQFYLRVWTPVRSFANEYDIPSNVLLCGKAVGRHP; from the exons ATGTTCAGTGGCATTCAAGGtaggaaaaagaatatggGAAAAGCAGTCATGCTCCGTTTGCTTTTTGGAGTTTTGGCTGTTTTGAGTATGTCCCTGGTGAATGCTGAGGACCCTTACTTGTATTACACATGGACTGTCACTTATGGCACTCGGTCTCTTCTTGGAGTTCCCCAGCAG GTTATCCTTATCAATGATCAGTTTCCTGGACCAAAACTTGAAGTGGTGACTAATAACAACATCATCTTGAATCTCATTAACAAGCTTGACCAGCCTTTCTTGTTGACATG GAATGGCGTCAAGCAAAGGAAGAACTCATGGCAGGATGGTGTTTTGGGAACCAATTGCCCTATTCCTCCAAACTCAAACTATACATATAAGTTCCAGGCCAAGGATCAGATTGGGTCTTACACATATTTCCCATCAACTCTAATGCACAGAGCTGCTGGAGGATTTGGGGCACTCAATATATACCATAGAAGTGTGATTCCAATCCCTTATGCAAACCCTGATGGAGATTTCACTCTACTTATTGGTGACTGGTACAAGACCAGCCATAAG ACATTGCAGCAAACTTTAGACTCAGGAAAATCTCTGCCCTTTCCTGATGGAGTCCTGATAAATGGCCAGACTCAAACTACCTTTAGTGGAGAGCAAG GCAAAACTTACATGTTCAGGATCTCAAATGTTGGATTATCCACCTCACTGAACTTCAGGATTCAGGGCCATACAATGAAGCTAGTTGAGGTTGAAGGATCTCACGTGATACAGAACTTATATGACTCTCTTGATGTACATGTGGGCCAATCTGTAACTGTCTTGGTAACCTTGAATCAGCCGCCAAAGGACTACTACATTGTTGCATCCACAAGATTTACTAAGACTGTTCTGACTGCAACTGCAGTGTTGCACTACACAAACTCACAGACCCCGGTTTCTGGACCCTTGCCAGCTGCTCCTGCATACCAATATCATTGGTCAATGCAGCAGGCAAGAACATATAG GTGGAATTTGACATCAAATGCAGCCAGGCCTAATCCTCAGGGTTCATTCCATTATGGGAAGATAACAACAACTAAGACAATTGTCTTGGCCAACTCGGGATCTTTAATAAATGGAAAGCTGCGTTACACAGTGAATGGTGTCTCCTTTGTTAATCCTGATACCCCTCTGAAACTTGCTGATTATTTCAACATCCCTGGAGTTTTTAGCATGAGTTCCATTCAGGACCTCCCTTCAGGTGGTGCTGCAACTGTAGCTACCTCCGTTGTGCCAACTTCTCTCCATGATTTTATTGAAGTTGTCTTTCAGAACAACGAAAACACCATGCAATCTTGGCATCTTGATGGTTATGATTTTTGGGTTGTTGG TTTTGGCTCTGGACAGTGGGCaccaaaaaagagaagaacctACAACCTAATCGATGCTCTTACAAGACACACTACTCAG GTATATCCAAATTCTTGGACCGCCATATTGGTCTCCTTGGACAACCAGGGCATGTGGAACATGAGGTCTGCAATGTGGGAAAGGCAGTATCTTGGGCAACAATTTTACCTGAGGGTCTGGACTCCTGTTCGCAGTTTTGCTAACGAATATGACATTCCCTCCAATGTCCTACTCTGCGGCAAAGCTGTTGGACGTCACCCTTAG
- the LOC18611069 gene encoding L-ascorbate oxidase homolog isoform X2: MGKAVMLRLLFGVLAVLSMSLVNAEDPYLYYTWTVTYGTRSLLGVPQQVILINDQFPGPKLEVVTNNNIILNLINKLDQPFLLTWNGVKQRKNSWQDGVLGTNCPIPPNSNYTYKFQAKDQIGSYTYFPSTLMHRAAGGFGALNIYHRSVIPIPYANPDGDFTLLIGDWYKTSHKTLQQTLDSGKSLPFPDGVLINGQTQTTFSGEQGKTYMFRISNVGLSTSLNFRIQGHTMKLVEVEGSHVIQNLYDSLDVHVGQSVTVLVTLNQPPKDYYIVASTRFTKTVLTATAVLHYTNSQTPVSGPLPAAPAYQYHWSMQQARTYRWNLTSNAARPNPQGSFHYGKITTTKTIVLANSGSLINGKLRYTVNGVSFVNPDTPLKLADYFNIPGVFSMSSIQDLPSGGAATVATSVVPTSLHDFIEVVFQNNENTMQSWHLDGYDFWVVGFGSGQWAPKKRRTYNLIDALTRHTTQVYPNSWTAILVSLDNQGMWNMRSAMWERQYLGQQFYLRVWTPVRSFANEYDIPSNVLLCGKAVGRHP; the protein is encoded by the exons atggGAAAAGCAGTCATGCTCCGTTTGCTTTTTGGAGTTTTGGCTGTTTTGAGTATGTCCCTGGTGAATGCTGAGGACCCTTACTTGTATTACACATGGACTGTCACTTATGGCACTCGGTCTCTTCTTGGAGTTCCCCAGCAG GTTATCCTTATCAATGATCAGTTTCCTGGACCAAAACTTGAAGTGGTGACTAATAACAACATCATCTTGAATCTCATTAACAAGCTTGACCAGCCTTTCTTGTTGACATG GAATGGCGTCAAGCAAAGGAAGAACTCATGGCAGGATGGTGTTTTGGGAACCAATTGCCCTATTCCTCCAAACTCAAACTATACATATAAGTTCCAGGCCAAGGATCAGATTGGGTCTTACACATATTTCCCATCAACTCTAATGCACAGAGCTGCTGGAGGATTTGGGGCACTCAATATATACCATAGAAGTGTGATTCCAATCCCTTATGCAAACCCTGATGGAGATTTCACTCTACTTATTGGTGACTGGTACAAGACCAGCCATAAG ACATTGCAGCAAACTTTAGACTCAGGAAAATCTCTGCCCTTTCCTGATGGAGTCCTGATAAATGGCCAGACTCAAACTACCTTTAGTGGAGAGCAAG GCAAAACTTACATGTTCAGGATCTCAAATGTTGGATTATCCACCTCACTGAACTTCAGGATTCAGGGCCATACAATGAAGCTAGTTGAGGTTGAAGGATCTCACGTGATACAGAACTTATATGACTCTCTTGATGTACATGTGGGCCAATCTGTAACTGTCTTGGTAACCTTGAATCAGCCGCCAAAGGACTACTACATTGTTGCATCCACAAGATTTACTAAGACTGTTCTGACTGCAACTGCAGTGTTGCACTACACAAACTCACAGACCCCGGTTTCTGGACCCTTGCCAGCTGCTCCTGCATACCAATATCATTGGTCAATGCAGCAGGCAAGAACATATAG GTGGAATTTGACATCAAATGCAGCCAGGCCTAATCCTCAGGGTTCATTCCATTATGGGAAGATAACAACAACTAAGACAATTGTCTTGGCCAACTCGGGATCTTTAATAAATGGAAAGCTGCGTTACACAGTGAATGGTGTCTCCTTTGTTAATCCTGATACCCCTCTGAAACTTGCTGATTATTTCAACATCCCTGGAGTTTTTAGCATGAGTTCCATTCAGGACCTCCCTTCAGGTGGTGCTGCAACTGTAGCTACCTCCGTTGTGCCAACTTCTCTCCATGATTTTATTGAAGTTGTCTTTCAGAACAACGAAAACACCATGCAATCTTGGCATCTTGATGGTTATGATTTTTGGGTTGTTGG TTTTGGCTCTGGACAGTGGGCaccaaaaaagagaagaacctACAACCTAATCGATGCTCTTACAAGACACACTACTCAG GTATATCCAAATTCTTGGACCGCCATATTGGTCTCCTTGGACAACCAGGGCATGTGGAACATGAGGTCTGCAATGTGGGAAAGGCAGTATCTTGGGCAACAATTTTACCTGAGGGTCTGGACTCCTGTTCGCAGTTTTGCTAACGAATATGACATTCCCTCCAATGTCCTACTCTGCGGCAAAGCTGTTGGACGTCACCCTTAG
- the LOC18611070 gene encoding reticulon-like protein B13 encodes MSATPRSALDAFRDIILWRRKKLSATVLLVSTATWVLLEVYQLNFITVASWLAMFIVASLFLWGNVLRLLGKEPPNLSDLELSKETALEIENTCRTFIEEVIGWMFHVTVEGDWLVFARTVVGLLLLSYVGSDLLTLLYIGIKTAMTVPLIYVKYGDQIKRCGERVKDQFRRLYEMFDEKVIRKMKSKIVREENKEKKVE; translated from the exons ATGTCTGCCACACCACGATCTGCATTAG ATGCTTTCAGAGATATAATTCTATGGAGGAGAAAGAAACTGAGCGCAACTGTCCTCCTCGTTTCAACAGCAACATGGGTATTGCTGGAAGTTTATCAGCTCAATTTTATCACTGTTGCTTCATGGTTGGCCATGTTCATCGTTGCTTCGCTGTTCCTTTGGGGAAATGTACTAAGGCTCCTTGGCAA AGAGCCACCAAACTTGTCCGATTTGGAACTCTCGAAGGAAACTGCCTTGGAGATTGAAAACACTTGTCGAACATTTATCGAAGAAGTGATAGGATGGATGTTTCATGTGACTGTTGAGGGGGACTGGTTAGTATTTGCAAGAACAGTCGTTGGGTTGTTGTTACTTTCCTATGTTGGAAGCGATTTGCTAACACTTCTTTACATAG GCATTAAGACGGCCATGACAGTTCCTCTGATATATGTGAAGTATGGAGACCAAATAAAGAGGTGTGGGGAGAGGGTGAAGGACCAATTCAGAAGATTGTACGAGATGTTTGATGAGAAGGTGATAAGGAAGATGAAGAGTAAAATTGTCAGAGAAGAGaataaagagaagaaagttgAGTAG
- the LOC18611071 gene encoding uncharacterized protein LOC18611071, translating into MKMNAAALRDAGMGVTLATAVNALLRAIAGVITTTKRFKPLLNHLNDTVNWITPRINEISRSTDSQEIERLLDLLNEAKEAVDKCAGVHSWNYYKKYKFAKELIELDNSIRTTLQVFFPVMILGDTRQILDAVDELKLMFSFFFYIILEDFQSSARNTSGVIFDLIRSNVSFENLGLKKIAQSQPAEIVNDIALWKRKKLSGTLLFSSTATWLLQQVYQYNFITIASWVAIFFVTSLFIWRNVNRFLDREEATKSRLENIREKVAMEVANACRELTDQIIGWIFHATDVEGEWFVFPQTVALLLIFSCVGSFFDLPTLCKGVMMGTTVPPMVAKHGDKMKTFGNMVRMQSGRVCEMVLELLIDAVINNRKKSKKQN; encoded by the exons ATGAAAATGAACGCTGCTGCATTACGCGATGCTGGTATGGGGGTTACTCTAGCAACCGCAGTTAACGCATTATTGAGAGCCATAGCAGGAGTAATAACGACAACCAAAAGATTTAAACCCCTTCTCAATCACCTCAACGATACAGTTAACTGGATCACGCCCAGGATCAATGAGATAAGTCGGTCGACAGACTCACAGGAAATCGAAAGGTTGTTGGATCTATTGAATGAAGCCAAGGAAGCTGTTGATAAATGCGCTGGGGTACACTCGTGGAACTATTACAAGAAGTACAAGTTCGCCAAGGAGCTCATCGAACTGGATAATTCTATTCGTACAACGTTGCAAGTCTTCTTCCCGGTTATGATTTTGGGGGATACTAGACAAATTTTGGATGCTGTTGATGAACTGAAGCTAAtgttctcatttttcttttatattatacTTGAAGATTTTCAATCAAGTGCAAGAAATACTAGTGGTGTTATTTTTGATCTGATTCGATCCAAtgtttcatttgaaaatcttgGATTAAAGAAAATTGCCCAGTCTCAGCCTGCAG AGATTGTAAACGATATAGCTCTATGGAAGAGAAAGAAGTTGAGCGGAACGCTTCTCTTCTCATCAACTGCAACATGGCTCTTGCAGCAAGTTTATCAATACAACTTCATCACTATTGCTTCATGGGTGGCCATTTTCTTTGTCACTTCATTGTTCATCTGGAGAAACGTAAATCGGTTTCTTGACCG AGAAGAAGCAACCAAGTCCAGATTGGAGAATATCCGAGAGAAGGTTGCCATGGAGGTTGCAAACGCTTGTCGGGAACTGACTGATCAAATAATAGGATGGATATTTCATGCCACTGATGTTGAGGGAGAATGGTTTGTATTTCCACAAACGGTTGCCCTTCTACTAATTTTCTCCTGCGTTGGAAGCTTCTTTGATCTGCCAACACTTTGTAAAG GTGTTATGATGGGTACAACGGTTCCTCCGATGGTTGCGAAGCACGGGGATAAAATGAAGACTTTTGGCAATATGGTGAGGATGCAATCGGGAAGAGTCTGCGAGATGGTCTTGGAGCTGCTGATCGATGCAGTGATTAACAACAggaagaaatcaaagaaacaaaactgA
- the LOC18611072 gene encoding pentatricopeptide repeat-containing protein At4g37170 gives MKSINSRISHSLSLFHKNRAIFASWFSSQTQIHKHSPRKTFFKPNTKDNLINQLHNLCNQKRLKEAIQILNQIEKPPASLYSTLIQLCCQNRALNEGKSVHQHIKISGFSAGLVICNRLLDMYAKCGSLADAQNVFDEMSERDLCSWNTLMSGYAKMGMLKEANKLFDEMPERDNFSWTAMISGYVRFDRPKEALELYRMREMSMVSKLNKFTVSSAIAASAAMGCLTTGKEIHGRITRAGLDLDEVVWSALMDMYGKCGSIEEARRVFDKIVDRDIVSWTAMIDRYFEDGRWEEGFELFSELMKSGIRPNEFTFAGVLNACADHAAEEIGKQVHGCMTRLGFNPFSFAASALVHMYSKCGNVENAKRVFNGMPLPDLVSWTSLITGYAQNGQPEEALEYFELLLKSGTKPDHITFVGVLSACTHAGLVDKGLEYFHSIKDRHGLTHTADHYACIIDLLARSSRFQEAENIIVKMPKKPDKFLWASLLGGCRIHGNLELAEKAAEALFEIEPENPATYVTMANIYATAGRWDEVAKIRKKMDDKGVVKKPGLSWIEVKRELHVFLVGDTTHPKSKEINEFLVKLSKRMREEGYVPNTNFVLHDVEEEQKEQNLSYHSEKLAVAFGIIATPPGTPIKVFKNLRTCVDCHNAIKYISKIVDRKITVRDSNRFHCFEDGNCSCRDYW, from the coding sequence atgaaatcaataaattCCAGAATTTCCCATTCTTTATCTTTGTTTCACAAAAACAGAGCAATATTCGCTTCTTGGTTTTCTTCCCAAACCCAAATTCATAAACATTCCCCTCggaaaacatttttcaaaccAAACACCAAAGACAACCTAATAAACCAATTACATAATTTATGCAACCAGAAACGCTTAAAAGAAGCTATTCAAATCCTCAATCAAATCGAAAAACCCCCAGCTTCTCTCTACTCCACTCTTATCCAGCTTTGCTGCCAAAACAGAGCTCTTAACGAGGGCAAATCAGTTcaccaacatataaaaatttctGGGTTTTCAGCCGGCCTAGTTATTTGTAACCGTCTTTTGGATATGTACGCCAAGTGCGGGAGTTTGGCAGATGCCCAGAATGTTTTCGATGAAATGAGTGAAAGGGATTTGTGTTCTTGGAACACTTTGATGTCTGGGTATGCTAAAATGGGAATGCTTAAAGAAGCAAATAAGTTGTTTGATGAAATGCCTGAAAGAGATAATTTCTCGTGGACCGCGATGATTTCGGGTTATGTTCGTTTTGATAGGCCTAAAGAAGCTTTAGAGCTTTACAGAATGAGGGAAATGAGCATGGTTTCTAAGTTGAATAAATTTACTGTGTCTAGCGCGATAGCTGCTTCTGCTGCTATGGGGTGTTTAACTACAGGGAAGGAGATTCATGGTCGTATAACGCGAGCTGGGTTGGATTTAGATGAGGTTGTTTGGAGTGCTTTGATGGATATGTATGGGAAATGTGGGAGTATAGAGGAAGCAAGGCGGGTTTTTGATAAGATCGTGGATAGAGATATTGTGTCTTGGACTGCAATGATTGATAGGTATTTTGAGGATGGGAGGTGGGAAGAAGGGTTTGAATTGTTTTCGGAATTGATGAAATCGGGGATAAGACCTAATGAGTTTACGTTTGCTGGGGTTTTGAATGCGTGTGCTGATCATGCTGCAGAGGAAATAGGGAAGCAGGTTCATGGATGCATGACAAGGCTTGGGTTtaatcctttttcttttgctgcTAGTGCTCTTGTTCACATGTACTCCAAGTGTGGAAATGTTGAGAATGCCAAAAGGGTGTTTAATGGGATGCCTCTGCCTGATCTAGTTTCATGGACTTCTTTGATCACTGGTTATGCTCAGAATGGTCAGCCTGAAGAGGCTTTGGAGTACTTCGAGTTGTTACTAAAATCTGGAACCAAACCTGATCACATTACTTTTGTTGGGGTTCTTTCTGCTTGTACACATGCTGGATTGGTTGATAAAGGGCTAGAATATTTCCACTCAATAAAGGACAGACATGGATTAACCCATACTGCTGATCATTATGCTTGtataattgatttattagCCCGCTCCAGCCGATTTCAGGAAGCTGAGAATATCATCGTTAAGATGCCTAAGAAACCAGATAAGTTTTTGTGGGCTTCCTTACTTGGTGGTTGTAGAATTCATGGAAACCTTGAATTGGCAGAAAAAGCAGCTGAAGCATTGTTTGAGATAGAGCCTGAAAATCCAGCGACCTATGTTACTATGGCCAACATATATGCCACTGCTGGAAGGTGGGATGAAGTAGCAAAAATCAGAAAGAAAATGGATGACAAAGGAGTGGTAAAGAAACCAGGTTTGAGCTGGATTGAGGTCAAGAGAGAGCTACATGTTTTCTTGGTGGGAGATACTACTCACCCAAAATCCAAGGAAATAAATGAGTTCTTAGTTAAACTTTCAAAGCGAATGAGGGAAGAAGGATATGTCCCTAACACCAATTTTGTGCTGCATGATGTGGAGGAGGAGCAGAAGGAGCAAAACCTCTCATACCACAGTGAGAAGTTAGCGGTTGCGTTTGGAATTATTGCTACTCCTCCAGGAACACCAATCAAGGTTTTCAAGAATTTGAGAACATGTGTAGATTGCCATAATGCcattaaatatatttcaaaGATTGTTGACAGAAAAATAACTGTAAGGGATTCAAATCGGTTCCATTGCTTTGAGGATGGGAACTGTTCTTGTAGAGACTATTGGTGA
- the LOC108662621 gene encoding probable disease resistance protein At5g66900, with protein sequence MAAAILGEAVLGAVFGELLKAVVEASKTATQFRDVLAELKSTLSSIQPTIKAIESLNIRYDREHETKPLMEIISRGEKLVQQCVKIHRWNFSKKTCYTNKLRGLKEELKHFCEINMQTQQTRDIKEVFYNVEQLAGEVRRLSSKGASGSDNGTFSEVAVVGSCEPPKPQGEVVGFDAPLTELKMKLFKDGVSVIVVSAQGGSGKTTLVQELCRDEGVKGKFKENIFYVTVSKAPNLEVILQKLLRLKDSRMPEFQNEEDALNHLEQNFRKMATNPILLILDDVWSGSESLVEKLKFTLPDYKILVTSRFAFPRFDFTYRLKPLNDDDAMTLFRHFAFSKDVDPDISDDLVNKVMKSCKGLPLALDVVGRSLRGQPGTIWRRRAKQRSKGESIFNSSNELLTCLQSSLDALDSKAGIRDCYLDLGSFPEDHWIPATALIDMWVEQYKLDEDDDAIFNLHELSTRNLVNLVVVRKDAREADGYYKEHFVTQHDLLRELAIYQSSLDPVEKRKRLIVELSRNNFPNWWLEEKQQTLGARLLSISTDETFTFSWGNIQAPEVEVVVLNFRTKNYTLPVFMEKMDKLKVLIVTNSSFYPAELSNFLLLCSLSNLRRIRLEKVSVPSLSMSSLHLKNLEKISLYMCNIGQAFGNGTKKMSDIFPNLLEIDIDYCDDLVELTDGLCDLVHLMKLSITNCHKLCALPEGIGKLVNLEVLRLASCTDLVRLPETIGSLSQLNIFDISDCLSIINMPVQIGELHNLRKLYMRGCSSCNLPPTITKLQRLKDVICDEETAYQWDCFKSYLSNLRVTVHEEDINLNWLRTCF encoded by the exons ATGGCAGCAGCTATTCTCGGAGAAGCGGTCTTAGGGGCAGTTTTTGGAGAGCTGCTTAAAGCCGTTGTAGAAGCGAGTAAAACAGCTACCCAGTTCCGTGATGTCTTGGCGGAACTGAAATCCACGCTATCATCCATACAGCCAACAATCAAAGCCATAGAATCACTCAACATACGTTATGACAGGGAGCACGAGACAAAACCGCTCATGGAAATCATTTCTAGAGGAGAGAAACTTGTCCAACAGTGCGTCAAAATCCATAGGTGGAACTTCTCCAAGAAGACTTGTTATACAAACAAACTTCGTGGATTGAAGGAAGAGCTCAAGCACTTCTGTGAGATTAATATGCAAACACAGCAAACAAGAGACATCAAAGAAGTGTTTTATAACGTGGAACAACTTGCTGGGGAAGTGAGAAGATTGAGTTCCAAAGGGGCGTCCGGTAGCGACAATGGGACGTTTAGTGAGGTTGCAGTTGTGGGTTCATGCGAACCTCCTAAGCCTCAAGGGGAAGTTGTTGGATTCGATGCGCCCTTGACCGAGCTAAAGATGAAGCTTTTTAAAGATGGGGTGTCGGTCATTGTTGTGTCTGCTCAGGGTGGATCCGGGAAGACAACCTTGGTTCAAGAGCTATGTCGGGATGAAGGAGTCAAAG gaaaatttaaagaaaacatcTTCTATGTGACTGTTTCAAAGGCACCCAACCTGGAGGTCATTTTGCAGAAATTACTCCGGCTTAAGGATTCTAGAATGCCTGAATTTCAGAATGAGGAGGATGCCCTGAACCACTTGGAACAAAACTTCAGGAAAATGGCAACCAATCCCATATTACTCATCCTGGACGATGTTTGGTCTGGATCTGAATCCCTTGTTGAGAAGTTAAAGTTTACATTGCCAGATTACAAGATCTTGGTAACATCAAGATTTGCCTTTCCAAGATTTGATTTTACATATCGTCTGAAACCattaaatgatgatgatgctaTGACTCTGTTTCGTCACTTTGCATTCTCGAAAGATGTGGATCCTGACATTTCAGATGATCTCGTGAATAAG GTAATGAAAAGCTGTAAGGGACTCCCACTGGCCCTTGACGTGGTTGGTAGATCACTTCGTGGGCAACCTGGTACAATCTGGCGACGTAGAGCAAAGCAGCGGTCTAAAGGAGAATCCATCTTTAATTCTAGCAATGAGCTGCTTACTTGTCTTCAAAGCAGTTTAGATGCATTGGATAGTAAGGCAGGAATAAGGGACTGCTACCTGGACCTAGGTTCGTTCCCTGAAGATCACTGGATTCCTGCTACTGCCCTCATTGATATGTGGGTTGAGCAGTACAAActtgatgaagatgatgatgcCATTTTCAACCTCCATGAACTCTCTACCAGGAATCTAGTTAATCTTGTAGTCGTGAG GAAAGATGCACGTGAAGCTGATGGCTACTACAAAGAGCACTTTGTCACGCAACATGATCTTCTCAGAGAGCTGGCTATCTATCAGAGCAGCTTGGACCCcgtggaaaaaagaaagaggttaATTGTAGAGCTAAGCCGCAACAATTTTCCCAATTGGTGGTTGGAAGAAAAGCAGCAAACTCTTGGTGCCCGCCTTTTGTCTATCTCCACAG ATGAAACATTCACATTCAGCTGGGGCAACATCCAAGCACCAGAAGTTGAGGTTGTAGTTCTCAATTTTCGGACGAAGAACTACACCTTGCCTGTCTTCATGGAGAAAATGGATAAATTGAAGGTTTTGATAGTCACGAATAGCAGTTTCTACCCAGCTGAATTAAGTAACTTTCTGCTTCTGTGTTCTTTATCGAATCTAAGGAGAATTAGGTTAGAGAAGGTGTCAGTTCCTTCCCTCAGCATGAGCTCTTTACACCTaaagaatttggaaaaaatatccttaTATATGTGTAATATCGGTCAGGCTTTTGGGAATGGCACTAAGAAGATGTCAGATATTTTTCCGAATCTTTTGGAAATTGACATTGACTATTGTGATGATCTGGTGGAACTGACTGATGGGTTGTGTGATCTTGTTCATCTGATGAAGCTCAGTATCACTAACTGCCACAAGCTTTGTGCACTGCCTGAAGGCATTGGAAAGCTGGTAAACTTAGAAGTGCTAAGGCTAGCATCCTGTACCGATCTCGTGAGGTTGCCCGAGACCATTGGGAGCTTATCCCAGCTTAATATTTTTGACATTTCCGACTGCCTGAGCATCATCAACATGCCGGTCCAGATTGGGGAACTGCACAATCTAAGGAAGCTCTATATGAGAGGGTGCTCTAGTTGTAACCTACCTCCAACAATCACAAAGCTTCAACGTTTGAAGGATGTCATATGCGATGAGGAGACTGCCTATCAATGGGATTGTTTCAAATCCTATCTCAGCAATCTAAGGGTAACAGTTCATGAAGAAGACATCAACTTGAACTGGCTCCGGACTTGTTTTTAA